The Penaeus chinensis breed Huanghai No. 1 chromosome 6, ASM1920278v2, whole genome shotgun sequence genomic interval TctccaacagacacaaaacaaaagatTGAAGAGTTAAGACTCTAGAGCATATCCCTTTTCTGATACCTTTTCTTTACGCCGTAGCATCATCAAGGTGTCGTCTAACTTCCTCTGCAGCTTCTCAATGGTGAGGTCAGAGTCTCTGGTGGCCGTTGACAGCTTCTTCTCAGCCAAGTCTCTCCGGACAGTCATCTCGCTCAGCTCCTCATTCTTCTGCTTCAAGGTGAGCTTCAGGTCCTTCAGGTCCTGCTCCTTGTTTTCTAATTTGTATTTGATGTGTTCTGTATCCTTCATCTCATCCTTCAATGCTTGGGCTCTTAGAACCACTGGCTGCAGAGTCTGCACCAATGCCAGTGAAAAATTACAGAGTTAAGACTGCATTGGACCATAAATACACAAAGTACAATCAGATCTATagtatgcattttttcttttactttttttcaaataattacCTATATCAAATGTTCAACTTACCCTCTCCTCGACAGACCCATCAAAGTCATACTCTCCCTTCTCAAGAGTGTTAGCAACACGATTTATGTCATTCTGGGTGCGACTCAGGGACAACCTGAGTGACTCTGGTCCCAGGTCTTCTCTGCCATAAATGAGGTCTGTGGCTTGATGGATGAACTCCTTCAATTTATCACCCAAGATGCCGTTCTCATTATCTGGAAGTTCATTTAGAAATCTTAATATTACTGCTAATTTCTTATTACTAGGCTAGGCTATATAACTGCCAACAGGAGTGGAAAACTTATATGGCAATTTATACTAAGCTACTCACGATGGGAGCCCCTAAAAATTAGAAGCACGGAAAACATAAAACTACCTCTCATTTCTACTCTTGACTGCAGTATTAATGAATTTTTTAGTAATATTGCTAAAAAGTGGCTTCAAGCCTAGTTTTGAGGGGCTGTTTCTCCCTCTACGACTGCAGCCATGGCCACTACTCTTTACCATACACAACTTGGAGCAGGTTCGACTGCTCATAATGAGACAACATTATCCCTCCTGGTGTGAGGGATAGTCTGCCATGACTTGATAGGAAATCATCCCATCCTTGCCATCAGAAATGAACCACAATAATTGTTCAAaccataaaaagacaaataacattCCTACAtcaaatagagaaggagagagaaaaacaacatagAAACCAAACAATAAACTTGTGTTTAAAAATGACAACCTCAAAATCCAAACAATTACCTGCTAGGAGTGAAGTCTGCTGCTGACAAGCTTTGCTCACATGCCTTAAGGCCCGCGTTGAGTTGTTCATGTTGGCAATTGCACTGGTGAGGGCCTCTTGTACATCCTGGGGATAGCTCAGGGGTCCTACAGATCCATCCTGTGGCATCCTTCGGCGTATCCTCTTAACAGCTCCCTGGATGTCCTTACTGGCATTCACAATGTCACGGCACACTAAGGCAACATCAGATGCTTCATGATGAGGCTGTTAACAAAATTCAGAGTTACAAAGTGCATTTCTACATTACACTGAGTGTAGTTGAGCCTTTCAGATTGCTGTtacatgtgtctgtttttttagttttcaatCCTTCTTTATCTTAGTTTACATAATTTACTTTCCCTTACTTGTCCCTATTAATGCTGATAAATTTTTTgttaaacataaataacaaacatatatctggaatatatgtatttattctaaATCTAGGCAACTCTTTCTGCATCTTATACATCCAAACAATGAAAAAAGGATTATCTAAGAATGCATAAAAGCCCAACTTACATGTAGCATAGTAAGGATAGCTGAGCTGTATGTACCAGCAGCATCAGTTCCTGAGGACAGCACTCTTGCCACATCAGTCAGGTAGAGAGACTGGTTGATCTTCTCAGCAGCAAGATGAGCAGGATACACTGTTGAGAAGTAACCAACAGTCTTCTCCAAGGCATCCATTGGTGTATTTTCATCTAGCTGTGATATTGGGGTGAGAGACATAAGTTAACAAAGGTATGCAATCTCGGAATAAGGGTAAATGTATGGCACTAACAtaattccttttattcctttagGGAGTTGACTGAGGGAGATTCTTTCATTCCACATTAAAAAGTATAAATACGTTAACTGCATAACACTaaatctcttattttctttactatcctgcaatagaacagaagaaagaatagGTACTCCCAAAACAATTTATCACTTTTTCACAAAGTGATAAGATGATCTGATGATATCTGTTAAGGAAAGGCCCCATTCACCAGGAGCATTTCCCACACCAGTAAAAAATCAATACATCTTATGTTAGATCCTTTCATCCTCTGCAGTCCTCACCTGGTCTTTCCTGAGAAGGTCTACGTAGAAGTCGATGTTACGCTCGTGGGAAGCCATCTCTCCATACAAGGTTCCTAGCTTAAGGAACACTTCTACGTTGCATGTATTGAGCACTTGTTCATATTGGTGCAGCAGAGCCTGTGGTGTATTAACACATAAAGCAAAGAGGTTACAGAGGCATGGATtgctttgtcattatctttttatcaggcCTTGCGGTATAGTACTTAAACTGTTTAATGCCGAGTTGAAATTCTGTACACAAATATCTCATTACACAGATTTTCTTTTACATGTGATCCTTAATAAAAGTCATGTGTCTTAGAAATAAACACATCAACAgaataagttgaaaaaaaaaaaaaaaaaacattataactcATTTCTGTCTACTGCTTTATCCTGTAACCTGGAAAATACAGCTACTATCATTCATAAAGTTACTGTACCTGAAGTGCATACAGAAGCTGCAGAAGGCGTGAGGCAAAGGCATACTGCTCAACTGTATGAGACTTGAGCACCGTGTTCCTGTCGATGGTTTCCGGAGCTGGATACTTGTCCCTCAGGCCACCAATGACAATTTCAGCCTTCCACACCATCCTGGCCACAAGCAGCAGCACAAGCACAGCATCATGGTCACCTGTCAGAGAAATATGAAATAACTCAAAACTCTGAATcatgaagaacaaagaaaaagttaTGCAATGCAGCACATTATTtcttgaaagaggaggaagaagatgtttCTCAgatgtaaaggaaaaataaatataaatgacttGCCTCCCCTTGTCATGAAGTTATCAGGCATGTACTGAGTAAGGTAAGCCACATGTTGGTTGGCTTGAGCAACCTCCAGCTGACGAAGTTCCATGTCAATGGCTTTACTATGAGCCTTTGTTTCAATGAACATTTTCTGTGGATGGAGAAAGATCCTGTTATAAAATGCAAGTATTTCACTAGTAAAATTAATTATCAACTTGATATCCATCTACAAAAAAGATCATCTTAAAAGTTATTTTCTGAGctgtatcatattttatttatctttgtaatCAACAGCATATATCTACTTTCCATAAACTGAATCCAGCagtaatacaaaattacaaaGCATCCAAACTATCATAAGGATAATCTTCACCACAAATCTCAATTACCTTGAAGTCAATGATCTCTGAGGGAGTTGCAATTGGCTTGTTGGTCTCCTTCTCAAGTGCCTGACGCAGCTCGATGTTCTGCTCTTGCTGCTTCTGGACCAGCTCTCGGAACTTCTTAATGGTTGACTCCTGGTCCACTATAATCTCATTGGAAGCTTCACGTTCCCTCATAACCTGGGGGAAACCAAGTCTCTGAGGCTAAGCAGTTCAAAATAACAAAGATATCAATGCATGATTTATTAGTTCATTAACAAGTGATTCTTAAACTGCCACCTTCAACTTACCTCCCTGATCTTTCCATTGGCCATGTCGAGCTCTTCCCTCAGCTCAAGCTCCAACTCACGGGCATTCTCCTGGAGCTGGTCATTCATATCATTGATAGCTTCGAGATCTGCCACTGTCTCGTGCAGCTCAGCCACTTTCTCTTCCAGGTTGAGGTTGCGATCGGTCAACGTCTCCACCATCTCCTCTGCGCCCAGAGCTGCATCAACCTGTAAAGGGAAGTAGGTATAAAAGTTTCCTTAAACAGGAGGCATGttttaaaaggagagaaaaaaatgtaatcgcAGCATTATATAAATACCACTCTTTGTTTTCTTATGATTTGACACATAATATCAACTAAAATTGAACAAACCTGTTCCTGAAGATCGGATATTGTCTGTTCCAACTCAGCAACTTGTGATGTCAATTTAACCCGACTGCGGTTGAGTTCTGTAACCTCAGTCTTTTTGGTCTCCATGTCCTTCTGCAGTTTCTGGAGTTCATGCTTGTCATGTGCAGCTAAGTCACGCATtctaggaaaataaaaaggaaatcaatCAAAGTAAATACTTAATTTGTGAGGGAATCTTCAGTATTTCTTTTACGATTAATTCTAGGTGAATGTGGCATATCACACATGATTTAAACAGCTAGCATACCAGAACTTGTTCTAACTGTAACTAGGATACACCCTAGGTTGTCAATAGCTTCAAAGGCTTGGATATAAGCATAACCACTTTGGGCCTACCTTAAATACTAACAAACCCTACGTTCTAAACTCtagtcctctccttcccccttatcccctatcctccccctttccttagcTCTATGTCTGATTCAAGTGATTTCTTGGCTATATGAAacttaaaacaagtaaaagaaataagCTTTATCAAAGCCACCCGCAAACGAAGTGCCTGTTGTCAAATTTGCAACCATATACTCTGACATTTCTTTGTAACTGGTACATGACTTGTTAATGCTGATTTTATAAAAAGTGACTGTCTATCTGAGTAATAGCCTCCTACTATATTATGTGTATTGTTATTTAATGTTAATTCTAAATTCATATCCAatacaaaaaaggagaagaagaagaagaagaagaaagaaagaaagaaagaaagaaagaaagaaagaaagaaagaaagaaagaaaaagaaagaaagaaagaaaagaaagaaagaaagaaaaaaaaaaagaaaaaagaaaagaagaaaaaaagaaagaaaaaagaaagaaactctaCATGTGTGAGTTAACCCCAAGTGGACAGATGGAAACAATGCTGTTAATCCTAAAGTCCCAAACCAGATATCTGCGTACTTTTGACAGACATGCAAGAGTTCTGGCTTTTCTTGGATAAGGgagaggtaaacaaaaaaaaaaagaaaaaatgatacaaaaagaaaaaaaaaaaaaaaagaaagaacattacaaaaagaaagaaaaaaaaaagtataaagagaaaaaagaaagaaagaaaaggaataacatACACAGACTTCTACTCCCTTACTTGACCAGTGTTTCTCGCAGACGGCTGTTCTGCTGTTCAAGCTGCCTGACTTTGAAGGTTGTTGCTTCCGCATCCCCATCTGTTGGGGTTCCAGCTCCACCACCACTCATCTCTGTCTTCAGGATTTCCAGGTCCAGTCTATTAGAGGTCGGGAGAAAGGaacagcatgatgatgatgataataataataataattataacaataatataataataataataataataataataataattaaaaaagtaatgataaaaatgataacaatgataatgataataatcataattaataataataataataaaaataataataatagtaatgacaataataataatcttaataataacaaaaataacattattaataagtaTAGCACTTGCAGTAGctataataaaaagggaaaaaaaaaggcttcAAAACACCATTGGCAAAAAGCCCCccttaataaaaaaagagaccTCGGAAAAAGGCCCCCGGGACTCCCGAAAATCTTACGAGAGGGCCTTGGCTTACGTTAgttcctctattctctccttgGCCTGGTCCAACTCCAGCTGGAGCGTCTCGGCCTTCTCCTCCGCCATCTCCTTGTCTAGGGTCAGCATCTCGACATTCTCCGTCAGCTCCTGGGTGTCCTCCATGTGCTTATCCTTAGACTCTATGGCCTCCCGGGCATCTTGCTTGGCCTTCTGCATCTCACGCTGCAACTGGGCctgaagtgggggagaaggaaaaaaataataataataaataataaaaaaaagatgagaagaaaaaaattaaaataaagaatgaGTAACAAAGAGACAGGGACTTgggcagagaaaaaaatatacataagaaGCTCCAGAGTGATAAgaagacatgaatatatacacatttataaatattttttacttaCCACTCAAGCAACATTATGTTATACTGTAACAAATATTCACAAAATTACTAACCTGAGATTCCATGATCTTGGACTTGAATTCTAGCAGCTGTTCTAACTGGAGCTTCagcttttcactctctttcaatttttcctTATCCTGAGCCCGtttcactataaaaaaaaagaaaagaaagtagttAAATAATCCATGAAAAAGAGCAATCAatgacatataagtatgtatatgtatgtatgtgtatgtttgtatgtgtatatgtatgtatgtatatatgaattcaaattcaaattcaaattcaaattcaaaatactttattccattaaatacaatggttattctttttacagagaaagggattttacagtacatatatatataagatacccatagaattaatgacagtacatagtcatgcctattcGTATATATTGAAAcatgatgtcattggtgatttaagagatgttcttttaatttctttttgaatgtattagagtttctgatattagtaaatttgttccaaatcatgggtcaaCTCTGGTACCATCATTATagggacacgcacgcacgcacgcacgcacgcacgcacgcacgcacgcacccacacgcacgcacgcacgcacgcacgcacgcacccacacgcacgcacgcacgcacgcacgcacgcacgcacgcacgcacgcacgcacgcacgcacgcacgcacgcacgcacgcacgcacacacacacacacacacacacacacacacacacacacacggacgtacgTAATGATGGTACCAGAAAtctcatatatagacacatatttctatatacatatatacatataaatgtatatgtataatgtatatatgtatactacatacatatatatacatatatacataatgaatatcTATAAAGTATGGGATTTGCCACatagaaagtaaaataaacaaaaaaaattcaaagACTTTAGGCATTAACTGAGCCCAGTAATATTACTGAGTATGACACTATGAAGTATTGTTGAGGAGGCCAAACCATTATTTGCATTAGAAAATTGATTTTTCATAACAGGGCCTTTCATTTAAAATTCATCTAAGATGACTGCCCCCTCAGTTTTAATTATAACTTTGTGCTGATGAGTAACATAAGTAGAACTAATGCAAGTTGAGCAAGAAATATTGGTGGTGCAAGCACTGAAATGTTTGAACAGCTATACCTTAGAAGTTTAAATTATTCTTAGAAATTCCAATAGATAGACTGAATCTTTTATCCCACAAAAACTATCATTTCGACCCAGAATTTTCATAACTGAAGAAAATACAATCAATACATTACTGGATTTCATGATATATGAGGAATCttctaaaaaataatttaaaataaatgtcTGTTCATCAAATAACTGTTTACAGCCATTAAAGAAAATACTAGAATTTATTAATAAAGATGCTGAAAACCTATTAGTGCATGGAGTCAATGCATAACCACatgatataatgaataataaaagtgtactaaaaatattatttatcagGAAAGATACAATTACTCAATTCAAATATttcttgtaatatatacatacatacattatatatatatatatatatatatatatatatatatatatatatatatatatatatatatatgtatatatatatatatatatatatatatatatatatatatatatatatatatatatatagtttctttttGGTTTTCAGTAAGAAAATGAGTGACAAAGATACAAATTAAATTTAAGGCCTTGATAGGCTCTTC includes:
- the LOC125026674 gene encoding dynactin subunit 1-like isoform X6; protein product: MSEKPIRVGQRVEVNGKDSLGTVAFVGSTHFSQGKWVGVVLDEKKGKNNGSVQGKSYFQCDDGFGIFVRQSQLVPLDTEEEGEDGSAETTPSASSSATTPASDKPKSSLKRKVEPTRLPIGSTGKSGASRDERTPSKESSPRSDMKKTSSFVEARPSPRSGRGSSGSGTKGGTMGRSGSQVSLPSPRTPALGAGPGEAGGTPLEGKQVEGCDIACQTEQTNFVETLTPQYTPGAPSSAMQTLEDKMAAMQMQQEMENLRGEIRDLNEKLETLRVKRAQDKEKLKESEKLKLQLEQLLEFKSKIMESQAQLQREMQKAKQDAREAIESKDKHMEDTQELTENVEMLTLDKEMAEEKAETLQLELDQAKERIEELTLDLEILKTEMSGGGAGTPTDGDAEATTFKVRQLEQQNSRLRETLVKMRDLAAHDKHELQKLQKDMETKKTEVTELNRSRVKLTSQVAELEQTISDLQEQVDAALGAEEMVETLTDRNLNLEEKVAELHETVADLEAINDMNDQLQENARELELELREELDMANGKIREVMREREASNEIIVDQESTIKKFRELVQKQQEQNIELRQALEKETNKPIATPSEIIDFKKMFIETKAHSKAIDMELRQLEVAQANQHVAYLTQYMPDNFMTRGGDHDAVLVLLLVARMVWKAEIVIGGLRDKYPAPETIDRNTVLKSHTVEQYAFASRLLQLLYALQALLHQYEQVLNTCNVEVFLKLGTLYGEMASHERNIDFYVDLLRKDQLDENTPMDALEKTVGYFSTVYPAHLAAEKINQSLYLTDVARVLSSGTDAAGTYSSAILTMLHPHHEASDVALVCRDIVNASKDIQGAVKRIRRRMPQDGSVGPLSYPQDVQEALTSAIANMNNSTRALRHVSKACQQQTSLLADNENGILGDKLKEFIHQATDLIYGREDLGPESLRLSLSRTQNDINRVANTLEKGEYDFDGSVEERTLQPVVLRAQALKDEMKDTEHIKYKLENKEQDLKDLKLTLKQKNEELSEMTVRRDLAEKKLSTATRDSDLTIEKLQRKLDDTLMMLRRKEKEYDETMDHLQSDIESLETEKGELREKLKALNKKTLYEALSKSSPLTGGVSPSSPTTPSAAGGPPTVGGGVVRDSPMLLQQINDLRTALNHATAAAHYNTAHRMHRQLAALKPIKIHHLGSGEEKRDKTKEEANAGEKKSIDHINQLTRQASHIQKEVHNMITGVEVVDLSKRRAATLPCTDLASPANHLINYNNRINNLRSQITLLQDEITKAVATMKPGGSVETALSTFPSPQLTKAMAEQELVCVGRLKVPSSTSTESSKEPVPVILQPDHLKKLHLRLLK
- the LOC125026674 gene encoding dynactin subunit 1-like isoform X1 — protein: MSEKPIRVGQRVEVNGKDSLGTVAFVGSTHFSQGKWVGVVLDEKKGKNNGSVQGKSYFQCDDGFGIFVRQSQLVPLDTEEEGEDGSAETTPSASSSATTPASDKPKSRLPMFGKLQQPRAFGSTIPTPPGSSHLARTPSLTSVSSSPSLSPLTKTPSQTSLRSSKTDISKLQGSKSDLTKSESLSNVSRVTPKLDLSKVSSKIDCGDKSLLKRPPSVSSIDSMDGGTVSPRGPPSKAIGTTPFRKPIAPTPLKSSTRKSDPQAKLPIGSTGKSGASRDERTPSKESSPRSDMKKTSSFVEARPSPRSGRGSSGSGTKGGTMGRSGSQVSLPSPRTPALGAGPGEAGGTPLEGKQVEGCDIACQTEQTNFVETLTPQYTPGAPSSAMQTLEDKMAAMQMQQEMENLRGEIRDLNEKLETLRVKRAQDKEKLKESEKLKLQLEQLLEFKSKIMESQAQLQREMQKAKQDAREAIESKDKHMEDTQELTENVEMLTLDKEMAEEKAETLQLELDQAKERIEELTLDLEILKTEMSGGGAGTPTDGDAEATTFKVRQLEQQNSRLRETLVKMRDLAAHDKHELQKLQKDMETKKTEVTELNRSRVKLTSQVAELEQTISDLQEQVDAALGAEEMVETLTDRNLNLEEKVAELHETVADLEAINDMNDQLQENARELELELREELDMANGKIREVMREREASNEIIVDQESTIKKFRELVQKQQEQNIELRQALEKETNKPIATPSEIIDFKKMFIETKAHSKAIDMELRQLEVAQANQHVAYLTQYMPDNFMTRGGDHDAVLVLLLVARMVWKAEIVIGGLRDKYPAPETIDRNTVLKSHTVEQYAFASRLLQLLYALQALLHQYEQVLNTCNVEVFLKLGTLYGEMASHERNIDFYVDLLRKDQLDENTPMDALEKTVGYFSTVYPAHLAAEKINQSLYLTDVARVLSSGTDAAGTYSSAILTMLHPHHEASDVALVCRDIVNASKDIQGAVKRIRRRMPQDGSVGPLSYPQDVQEALTSAIANMNNSTRALRHVSKACQQQTSLLADNENGILGDKLKEFIHQATDLIYGREDLGPESLRLSLSRTQNDINRVANTLEKGEYDFDGSVEERTLQPVVLRAQALKDEMKDTEHIKYKLENKEQDLKDLKLTLKQKNEELSEMTVRRDLAEKKLSTATRDSDLTIEKLQRKLDDTLMMLRRKEKEYDETMDHLQSDIESLETEKGELREKLKALNKKTLYEALSKSSPLTGGVSPSSPTTPSAAGGPPTVGGGVVRDSPMLLQQINDLRTALNHATAAAHYNTAHRMHRQLAALKPIKIHHLGSGEEKRDKTKEEANAGEKKSIDHINQLTRQASHIQKEVHNMITGVEVVDLSKRRAATLPCTDLASPANHLINYNNRINNLRSQITLLQDEITKAVATMKPGGSVETALSTFPSPQLTKAMAEQELVCVGRLKVPSSTSTESSKEPVPVILQPDHLKKLHLRLLK
- the LOC125026674 gene encoding dynactin subunit 1-like isoform X9, which gives rise to MSEKPIRVGQRVEVNGKDSLGTVAFVGSTHFSQGKWVGVVLDEKKGKNNGSVQGKSYFQCDDGFGIFVRQSQLVPLDTEEEGEDGSAETTPSASSSATTPASDKPKSSLKRKVEPTRLPIGSTGKSGASRDERTPSKESSPRSDMKKTSSFVETNFVETLTPQYTPGAPSSAMQTLEDKMAAMQMQQEMENLRGEIRDLNEKLETLRVKRAQDKEKLKESEKLKLQLEQLLEFKSKIMESQAQLQREMQKAKQDAREAIESKDKHMEDTQELTENVEMLTLDKEMAEEKAETLQLELDQAKERIEELTLDLEILKTEMSGGGAGTPTDGDAEATTFKVRQLEQQNSRLRETLVKMRDLAAHDKHELQKLQKDMETKKTEVTELNRSRVKLTSQVAELEQTISDLQEQVDAALGAEEMVETLTDRNLNLEEKVAELHETVADLEAINDMNDQLQENARELELELREELDMANGKIREVMREREASNEIIVDQESTIKKFRELVQKQQEQNIELRQALEKETNKPIATPSEIIDFKKMFIETKAHSKAIDMELRQLEVAQANQHVAYLTQYMPDNFMTRGGDHDAVLVLLLVARMVWKAEIVIGGLRDKYPAPETIDRNTVLKSHTVEQYAFASRLLQLLYALQALLHQYEQVLNTCNVEVFLKLGTLYGEMASHERNIDFYVDLLRKDQLDENTPMDALEKTVGYFSTVYPAHLAAEKINQSLYLTDVARVLSSGTDAAGTYSSAILTMLHPHHEASDVALVCRDIVNASKDIQGAVKRIRRRMPQDGSVGPLSYPQDVQEALTSAIANMNNSTRALRHVSKACQQQTSLLADNENGILGDKLKEFIHQATDLIYGREDLGPESLRLSLSRTQNDINRVANTLEKGEYDFDGSVEERTLQPVVLRAQALKDEMKDTEHIKYKLENKEQDLKDLKLTLKQKNEELSEMTVRRDLAEKKLSTATRDSDLTIEKLQRKLDDTLMMLRRKEKEYDETMDHLQSDIESLETEKGELREKLKALNKKTLYEALSKSSPLTGGVSPSSPTTPSAAGGPPTVGGGVVRDSPMLLQQINDLRTALNHATAAAHYNTAHRMHRQLAALKPIKIHHLGSGEEKRDKTKEEANAGEKKSIDHINQLTRQASHIQKEVHNMITGVEVVDLSKRRAATLPCTDLASPANHLINYNNRINNLRSQITLLQDEITKAVATMKPGGSVETALSTFPSPQLTKAMAEQELVCVGRLKVPSSTSTESSKEPVPVILQPDHLKKLHLRLLK
- the LOC125026674 gene encoding dynactin subunit 1-like isoform X7, with translation MSEKPIRVGQRVEVNGKDSLGTVAFVGSTHFSQGKWVGVVLDEKKGKNNGSVQGKSYFQCDDGFGIFVRQSQLVPLDTEEEGEDGSAETTPSASSSATTPASDKPKSRLPIGSTGKSGASRDERTPSKESSPRSDMKKTSSFVEARPSPRSGRGSSGSGTKGGTMGRSGSQVSLPSPRTPALGAGPGEAGGTPLEGKQVEGCDIACQTEQTNFVETLTPQYTPGAPSSAMQTLEDKMAAMQMQQEMENLRGEIRDLNEKLETLRVKRAQDKEKLKESEKLKLQLEQLLEFKSKIMESQAQLQREMQKAKQDAREAIESKDKHMEDTQELTENVEMLTLDKEMAEEKAETLQLELDQAKERIEELTLDLEILKTEMSGGGAGTPTDGDAEATTFKVRQLEQQNSRLRETLVKMRDLAAHDKHELQKLQKDMETKKTEVTELNRSRVKLTSQVAELEQTISDLQEQVDAALGAEEMVETLTDRNLNLEEKVAELHETVADLEAINDMNDQLQENARELELELREELDMANGKIREVMREREASNEIIVDQESTIKKFRELVQKQQEQNIELRQALEKETNKPIATPSEIIDFKKMFIETKAHSKAIDMELRQLEVAQANQHVAYLTQYMPDNFMTRGGDHDAVLVLLLVARMVWKAEIVIGGLRDKYPAPETIDRNTVLKSHTVEQYAFASRLLQLLYALQALLHQYEQVLNTCNVEVFLKLGTLYGEMASHERNIDFYVDLLRKDQLDENTPMDALEKTVGYFSTVYPAHLAAEKINQSLYLTDVARVLSSGTDAAGTYSSAILTMLHPHHEASDVALVCRDIVNASKDIQGAVKRIRRRMPQDGSVGPLSYPQDVQEALTSAIANMNNSTRALRHVSKACQQQTSLLADNENGILGDKLKEFIHQATDLIYGREDLGPESLRLSLSRTQNDINRVANTLEKGEYDFDGSVEERTLQPVVLRAQALKDEMKDTEHIKYKLENKEQDLKDLKLTLKQKNEELSEMTVRRDLAEKKLSTATRDSDLTIEKLQRKLDDTLMMLRRKEKEYDETMDHLQSDIESLETEKGELREKLKALNKKTLYEALSKSSPLTGGVSPSSPTTPSAAGGPPTVGGGVVRDSPMLLQQINDLRTALNHATAAAHYNTAHRMHRQLAALKPIKIHHLGSGEEKRDKTKEEANAGEKKSIDHINQLTRQASHIQKEVHNMITGVEVVDLSKRRAATLPCTDLASPANHLINYNNRINNLRSQITLLQDEITKAVATMKPGGSVETALSTFPSPQLTKAMAEQELVCVGRLKVPSSTSTESSKEPVPVILQPDHLKKLHLRLLK
- the LOC125026674 gene encoding dynactin subunit 1-like isoform X2, with product MSEKPIRVGQRVEVNGKDSLGTVAFVGSTHFSQGKWVGVVLDEKKGKNNGSVQGKSYFQCDDGFGIFVRQSQLVPLDTEEEGEDGSAETTPSASSSATTPASDKPKSRLPMFGKLQQPRAFGSTIPTPPGSSHLARTPSLTSVSSSPSLSPLTKTPSQTSLRSSKTDISKLQGSKSDLTKSESLSNVSRVTPKLDLSKVSSKIDCGDKSLLKRPPSVSSIDSMDGGTVSPRGPPSKAIGTTPFRKPIAPTPLKSSTRKSDPQAKLPIGSTGKSGASRDERTPSKESSPRSDMKKTSSFVEARPSPRSGRGSSGSGTKGGTMGRSGSQVSLPSPRTPALGAGPGEAGGTPLEGKQVEGCDIACQTEQTNFVETLTPQYTPGAPSSAMQTLEDKMAAMQMQQEMENLRGEIRDLNEKLETLRVKRAQDKEKLKESEKLKLQLEQLLEFKSKIMESQAQLQREMQKAKQDAREAIESKDKHMEDTQELTENVEMLTLDKEMAEEKAETLQLELDQAKERIEELTLDLEILKTEMSGGGAGTPTDGDAEATTFKVRQLEQQNSRLRETLVKMRDLAAHDKHELQKLQKDMETKKTEVTELNRSRVKLTSQVAELEQTISDLQEQVDAALGAEEMVETLTDRNLNLEEKVAELHETVADLEAINDMNDQLQENARELELELREELDMANGKIREVMREREASNEIIVDQESTIKKFRELVQKQQEQNIELRQALEKETNKPIATPSEIIDFKKMFIETKAHSKAIDMELRQLEVAQANQHVAYLTQYMPDNFMTRGGDHDAVLVLLLVARMVWKAEIVIGGLRDKYPAPETIDRNTVLKSHTVEQYAFASRLLQLLYALQALLHQYEQVLNTCNVEVFLKLGTLYGEMASHERNIDFYVDLLRKDQLDENTPMDALEKTVGYFSTVYPAHLAAEKINQSLYLTDVARVLSSGTDAAGTYSSAILTMLHPHHEASDVALVCRDIVNASKDIQGAVKRIRRRMPQDGSVGPLSYPQDVQEALTSAIANMNNSTRALRHVSKACQQQTSLLADNENGILGDKLKEFIHQATDLIYGREDLGPESLRLSLSRTQNDINRVANTLEKGEYDFDGSVEERTLQPVVLRAQALKDEMKDTEHIKYKLENKEQDLKDLKLTLKQKNEELSEMTVRRDLAEKKLSTATRDSDLTIEKLQRKLDDTLMMLRRKEKEYDETMDHLQSDIESLETEKGELREKLKALNKKTLYEALSKSSPLTAGGPPTVGGGVVRDSPMLLQQINDLRTALNHATAAAHYNTAHRMHRQLAALKPIKIHHLGSGEEKRDKTKEEANAGEKKSIDHINQLTRQASHIQKEVHNMITGVEVVDLSKRRAATLPCTDLASPANHLINYNNRINNLRSQITLLQDEITKAVATMKPGGSVETALSTFPSPQLTKAMAEQELVCVGRLKVPSSTSTESSKEPVPVILQPDHLKKLHLRLLK